In the Flagellimonas sp. HMM57 genome, one interval contains:
- the ilvA gene encoding threonine ammonia-lyase, translating into MKKTATTYFPKVEDVRKAAETIKQVAEVTPLVESIRYSTEFDASILLKREDLHRVRSYKIRGAFNKINSLSKEQLERGVVCASAGNHAQGVAFACNHLGVKGTIYMPAVTPKQKIEQTKMFGKEWIEVILEGDTFDDAFKMAMDKCRMEGKTFVHPFDDPKTIEGQATVGLELINQSESQIDYVFVAVGGGGLASGLCGIFKALSPQTKIVGVEPGGAPSMKKSIEKGAIVTLDTIDKFVDGAAVQKVGQYTFEICKDHLYKMVTVPEGKVCQTILDLYNRDAIVVEPAAALTVAALDDFREEIKGKNIVCVIGGSNNDITRTAEIKERALLYGNLKHYFIIRFPQRPGALKEFVADILGPNDDITHFEYSKKSSRENAPAVVGIELKSSADLKPLIERMKANNFFGDYLNNKPDLFQYLV; encoded by the coding sequence ATGAAGAAAACAGCGACCACATATTTTCCAAAAGTAGAGGATGTACGGAAAGCTGCTGAGACCATAAAGCAAGTGGCAGAAGTGACACCGCTAGTGGAAAGCATTCGGTATTCTACAGAATTTGATGCTTCGATTCTTTTAAAAAGGGAAGATTTGCATAGGGTACGCAGTTATAAAATTCGTGGTGCTTTCAATAAAATAAATTCACTTTCCAAAGAACAGTTAGAAAGGGGAGTGGTCTGTGCCAGTGCCGGAAACCATGCTCAAGGTGTGGCTTTTGCCTGTAATCACCTAGGAGTGAAAGGTACAATTTATATGCCGGCGGTTACACCCAAGCAAAAAATCGAACAGACTAAAATGTTCGGTAAAGAATGGATTGAAGTGATTTTGGAAGGTGATACGTTTGATGATGCGTTCAAAATGGCGATGGATAAATGCCGTATGGAGGGAAAAACGTTTGTGCACCCTTTTGATGACCCTAAAACCATTGAAGGGCAAGCTACTGTTGGATTGGAATTGATTAATCAATCTGAAAGCCAAATCGATTATGTTTTTGTGGCAGTTGGCGGTGGTGGATTGGCTTCGGGCCTTTGCGGAATTTTTAAGGCGTTATCACCACAGACAAAAATTGTTGGTGTGGAACCAGGTGGTGCTCCTTCCATGAAAAAGTCTATTGAAAAAGGAGCTATTGTAACATTGGATACCATTGATAAGTTTGTGGATGGTGCCGCGGTTCAAAAAGTTGGCCAGTATACCTTCGAAATTTGTAAAGATCATTTGTATAAAATGGTGACCGTACCAGAAGGTAAAGTTTGCCAAACCATTTTGGATTTATACAACAGGGATGCCATTGTAGTAGAGCCTGCAGCTGCATTGACGGTTGCGGCGCTAGATGACTTCCGTGAGGAGATAAAAGGTAAAAATATAGTTTGTGTCATTGGCGGAAGCAACAACGACATCACCCGTACAGCGGAAATTAAGGAAAGGGCGTTGTTGTATGGAAATCTCAAACATTATTTCATTATCCGATTTCCACAACGACCGGGAGCACTTAAAGAATTTGTTGCCGATATTTTAGGACCTAATGATGATATAACCCATTTTGAGTACTCCAAAAAGTCGAGTAGGGAAAATGCGCCGGCAGTTGTTGGAATTGAACTAAAGTCTTCGGCAGATTTGAAGCCATTGATTGAGCGAATGAAAGCAAATAATTTTTTTGGCGACTATTTGAACAATAAGCCAGACCTTTTTCAATATTTGGTTTAA
- the leuB gene encoding 3-isopropylmalate dehydrogenase, which translates to MKLNIALLAGDGIGPEVIEQAVKVSDAIASKFNHEINWSPALTGAAAIDAVGEPYPDETHAVCEAADAVLFGAIGHPRFDNDPSAKVRPEQGLLKMRQKLELFANVRPTFTFPSLIDKSPLKRERIEGTDLIFLRELTGGIYFGERGRLNANETAFDTCTYHREEVKRLAKKGFELAMKRSKKLCCVDKANVLETSRLWRETVQAMEKDYPEVEVSYEFVDAVAMRLVQWPNAYDVLITENLFGDILTDEASVISGSMGLMPSASVGEKAKLYEPIHGSYPQAAGKDIANPLATILSAAMMFEDFDLTDEAKAIRDVVNASLAEGVVTEDLADGGKAYKTSEVGDWLAKNL; encoded by the coding sequence ATGAAATTAAACATAGCCCTTTTAGCAGGTGACGGAATAGGTCCGGAAGTAATTGAACAAGCCGTAAAAGTATCTGATGCAATTGCTTCAAAATTCAACCATGAAATCAACTGGTCACCAGCATTGACAGGTGCTGCCGCTATTGATGCAGTTGGAGAACCATATCCCGATGAAACACACGCTGTTTGCGAGGCAGCAGATGCCGTTTTGTTTGGTGCTATTGGACATCCAAGGTTTGATAACGACCCATCGGCAAAAGTAAGACCAGAACAAGGGTTGCTTAAAATGAGGCAGAAATTGGAATTATTTGCCAATGTTCGGCCAACGTTTACGTTTCCGTCCTTAATCGATAAGTCCCCTTTAAAACGTGAACGAATCGAAGGAACGGATTTGATTTTTCTTCGTGAACTTACCGGTGGTATTTATTTTGGAGAAAGAGGCCGATTGAATGCTAACGAGACCGCATTCGACACCTGTACCTACCACAGAGAAGAAGTAAAACGATTAGCAAAAAAAGGCTTTGAACTTGCTATGAAACGCTCTAAAAAGTTATGCTGCGTAGATAAGGCAAATGTTTTGGAAACTTCGCGATTATGGCGTGAAACCGTTCAAGCCATGGAGAAAGACTATCCTGAGGTAGAGGTTTCTTACGAATTTGTTGATGCCGTCGCAATGCGACTCGTGCAATGGCCCAATGCTTACGATGTATTGATTACGGAAAATCTTTTTGGGGATATTTTGACCGATGAGGCTTCGGTAATCTCTGGGTCTATGGGATTAATGCCATCCGCTTCCGTTGGTGAGAAGGCAAAGTTGTATGAACCGATTCATGGTTCTTATCCGCAAGCCGCCGGAAAAGATATCGCCAATCCGTTGGCAACTATTCTATCCGCAGCCATGATGTTCGAAGATTTTGATTTGACCGATGAGGCAAAAGCTATTCGTGACGTTGTCAATGCATCTTTAGCCGAAGGCGTAGTAACAGAGGATTTAGCTGATGGTGGAAAAGCGTATAAAACCAGTGAGGTCGGGGATTGGTTGGCCAAGAACCTCTAA
- the ilvC gene encoding ketol-acid reductoisomerase, producing MANYFNTLSLRDQLTQLGKCRFMDSAEFSDGVTALKGKKIVIVGCGAQGLNQGLNMRDSGLDISYALREAAINEGRQSYKNAKENNFTAGTYEELIPSADLVINLTPDKQHTNVVSAVMPLMKKGATLSYSHGFNIVEEGMQVREDLTVIMVAPKSPGSEVREEYKRGFGVPTLIAVHPENDPEGKGLAQAKAYAAGTGGHKAGVLESSFVAEVKSDLMGEQTILCGLLQTGSILSFDKMLEKGVDAGYASKLIQYGWETITEGLKQGGITNMMDRLSNPAKIKAFDLAEELKEIMRPLFQKHMDDIMSGHFSKTMMEDWANDDKNLLTWRAETGETAFEKTPAGDDTISEQEYYDNGVLMVAFVKSGVELAFETMTESGIIDESAYYESLHETPLIANTIARKKLFEMNRVISDTAEYGCYLFDHACKPLLEGFMETMDTDVIGKHYGEGKDAGVDNQRLIAVNKALREHPVEIVGARLRESMTAMKPIA from the coding sequence ATGGCAAATTACTTTAACACCCTTTCATTACGTGATCAATTAACACAATTGGGAAAATGCAGGTTTATGGATTCGGCTGAATTCTCAGATGGTGTAACGGCTTTAAAAGGAAAGAAAATCGTAATTGTAGGATGTGGAGCCCAAGGCCTTAACCAAGGTTTGAACATGAGAGATTCAGGTCTGGATATTTCATATGCATTGCGGGAAGCAGCAATAAACGAAGGAAGGCAATCTTACAAAAATGCTAAAGAGAACAATTTTACCGCAGGAACTTATGAAGAATTGATTCCAAGTGCGGATTTGGTTATCAACCTAACTCCAGACAAGCAGCATACAAATGTTGTGAGCGCTGTAATGCCGCTTATGAAAAAAGGAGCTACATTATCCTATTCCCATGGGTTCAATATTGTCGAAGAAGGAATGCAGGTAAGAGAAGACCTGACCGTAATCATGGTCGCTCCAAAAAGTCCAGGTTCAGAGGTGCGTGAAGAGTATAAAAGAGGATTTGGCGTGCCAACGTTGATAGCCGTGCACCCAGAGAACGACCCTGAAGGTAAAGGTCTTGCACAAGCTAAGGCTTATGCTGCCGGTACCGGTGGTCATAAAGCAGGTGTATTGGAGTCTTCCTTTGTCGCTGAAGTGAAATCTGATTTAATGGGAGAGCAGACCATTCTTTGCGGCTTGTTGCAAACAGGTTCCATACTTTCTTTTGATAAAATGTTGGAAAAAGGAGTTGATGCAGGATATGCCTCTAAATTGATTCAATATGGATGGGAAACCATCACAGAAGGCCTAAAACAAGGTGGAATTACCAATATGATGGACAGATTGTCTAATCCTGCCAAAATAAAGGCATTTGATTTGGCCGAAGAATTAAAGGAAATTATGAGACCCCTTTTCCAAAAACATATGGACGATATCATGAGTGGCCATTTTTCCAAAACCATGATGGAAGATTGGGCAAACGATGATAAAAATTTATTGACATGGAGGGCAGAGACAGGAGAAACTGCTTTTGAAAAGACACCCGCAGGCGACGACACCATTTCGGAGCAAGAATACTACGATAATGGCGTATTGATGGTTGCCTTTGTGAAATCTGGGGTTGAATTGGCTTTTGAAACAATGACGGAATCAGGAATAATTGATGAATCTGCCTATTATGAGTCTTTGCACGAGACCCCGTTAATAGCTAATACCATTGCCAGAAAGAAGCTTTTTGAGATGAACCGAGTGATATCCGATACTGCTGAATACGGCTGCTATCTGTTCGACCATGCCTGTAAACCGCTTCTAGAAGGTTTTATGGAAACTATGGATACCGATGTTATCGGCAAGCATTATGGTGAAGGAAAAGATGCTGGCGTTGATAATCAAAGACTTATTGCTGTAAATAAGGCTTTAAGGGAACACCCTGTAGAAATTGTTGGTGCTAGATTAAGAGAATCCATGACCGCCATGAAACCAATTGCATAG
- a CDS encoding MopE-related protein: protein MKRSNSILLLSSISILTLLSSCNNDDCSESTYYKDADGDGFGTATDSKSSCTQPIGYVENAKDSDDTNAKIFPECKEITYYKDADGDGFGNANDSQTTCDTQPEGYVGNDTDTDDTDADVFPGCETTTYYEDADDDGFGNLEISIDTCVQPEGYVTDSTDCDDTDPNINPKAEELPNDGIDNNCDGEQAFSTIIWSGENIIFSKIAFADWTDPTNQDQLTEKVVFTRKDNRPIYNYQWWQDTFGQDATPLQLEGDFWNFEDQDFSPTGGTKGVRWALLDNTGAENPGDAWDNFELYGTLADPTHFYSFHNICSFLYYLEDNTPVDNVVDDFYINVDGDVESSNTNMSYLVGKKLGVWSVEEDIYLTLTFTEWGSGNSGGAISYTRSTPNN from the coding sequence ATGAAGCGATCAAACTCTATTCTTCTTTTGTCCTCTATCTCGATATTAACCCTTTTATCTTCATGTAATAATGATGATTGTTCTGAATCCACTTATTATAAAGATGCAGATGGAGATGGTTTTGGTACTGCTACCGATTCTAAAAGTTCTTGTACCCAACCTATCGGCTATGTTGAGAACGCTAAGGATTCTGATGATACCAATGCCAAGATTTTTCCGGAATGTAAAGAAATTACATATTATAAAGATGCAGATGGGGATGGTTTTGGCAATGCCAATGACTCCCAAACCACCTGCGATACACAGCCAGAGGGTTACGTGGGCAATGACACGGATACCGATGATACCGATGCCGACGTTTTTCCTGGTTGCGAGACCACTACGTATTATGAGGATGCGGACGATGATGGTTTTGGAAACTTAGAAATATCAATAGATACCTGCGTACAGCCCGAGGGTTACGTAACGGACAGTACGGATTGCGATGATACCGACCCAAATATTAACCCCAAGGCCGAAGAATTACCCAATGATGGCATTGATAACAATTGTGATGGTGAGCAAGCTTTTTCAACAATTATTTGGAGCGGTGAGAACATCATATTTTCTAAGATTGCATTTGCAGATTGGACCGATCCCACAAACCAGGATCAACTTACCGAAAAAGTGGTATTTACCAGAAAAGACAATAGACCAATATATAACTATCAATGGTGGCAAGATACTTTTGGTCAGGATGCCACTCCACTGCAACTTGAAGGTGATTTTTGGAATTTTGAAGACCAAGACTTTAGCCCTACAGGAGGCACCAAAGGGGTTCGCTGGGCATTGTTGGACAATACCGGTGCCGAGAATCCAGGAGACGCTTGGGATAACTTTGAACTATATGGTACCCTTGCAGATCCAACACACTTTTATAGCTTTCATAATATTTGTTCGTTTCTTTATTATTTAGAGGACAACACTCCAGTTGACAATGTTGTTGACGATTTCTATATTAATGTAGATGGTGATGTTGAATCAAGTAATACTAATATGTCTTATCTAGTAGGAAAAAAACTAGGTGTATGGTCGGTAGAAGAAGATATTTACCTTACGCTTACCTTTACTGAATGGGGTTCTGGAAATTCTGGGGGAGCTATTTCCTATACCCGCTCCACACCAAATAATTAA
- a CDS encoding serine hydrolase codes for MGRIKVLGISALVVIMLFVIGAGNKAEETVYNGYTNDNDTLEHRTVTEKEKQLYYLQQQKLKIALQDYFKRAIASGDVVGTGISIVHGDSILFSGGFGKRSIEGKARIDEKTIFRLGSLSKGFAGVLASSLQAEGKLDWNDKVVDYIPEFQFGDSSNTQKVRLCHILSHTSGTPYHSYTNLVEAGLPVANIAKRFNEVTPISEPGTMYSYQNAMFSLSQEIMRKVTGKDIQALLQNRFFKPLGMASISMDHNTLLSTKNVAFPHAKRKNGWKSLPLKDRYYNAIVAGGINASATDMAKWMHFLLGHNPEVLSSESIHAAFRPFIKIGNNNKYYQRWPNHAASHYGFGWRVHTLNEVGSPKTKTVWHHGGSVNDYRNEIALYPDNDLGICVLFNGNSKLARTVIPDLYNIVETVYAETDHSEESNM; via the coding sequence GTGGGCAGAATTAAAGTTTTAGGCATTAGTGCGCTGGTAGTTATTATGCTGTTTGTCATTGGCGCGGGAAATAAAGCGGAAGAAACCGTTTACAATGGATATACAAACGATAACGATACACTAGAGCATAGAACAGTTACTGAAAAGGAAAAGCAATTGTATTATTTGCAACAGCAAAAACTAAAAATTGCTTTGCAAGATTATTTTAAGAGAGCAATAGCCTCTGGGGATGTTGTGGGAACTGGAATAAGTATCGTACATGGTGATTCTATTTTGTTTTCAGGCGGATTCGGAAAACGAAGTATTGAAGGAAAAGCCAGAATCGATGAAAAAACCATATTCAGGCTTGGTTCCTTATCTAAAGGATTTGCAGGGGTACTGGCTTCCAGTTTACAAGCTGAAGGAAAATTGGATTGGAATGACAAAGTAGTAGATTATATTCCCGAATTCCAGTTTGGTGATAGTAGCAATACCCAAAAAGTAAGACTCTGCCATATTTTGTCGCATACTTCGGGAACTCCCTATCATAGTTACACCAATTTGGTGGAAGCGGGATTGCCTGTTGCAAACATTGCAAAACGTTTTAATGAAGTAACGCCCATAAGCGAACCTGGAACTATGTACAGCTATCAAAACGCTATGTTTTCACTCAGTCAAGAAATAATGCGTAAGGTGACCGGTAAGGATATTCAAGCGTTGTTGCAAAATCGTTTTTTTAAGCCTTTGGGAATGGCTTCGATCTCTATGGACCACAATACATTGCTAAGTACCAAAAATGTCGCATTTCCCCATGCAAAAAGAAAAAATGGGTGGAAAAGTTTACCCTTAAAAGACAGGTACTACAATGCCATAGTTGCAGGAGGAATCAATGCCAGTGCTACGGATATGGCCAAATGGATGCATTTTTTGCTTGGCCATAATCCCGAAGTATTAAGTTCAGAATCCATCCATGCCGCTTTTAGGCCTTTTATAAAAATTGGAAACAATAATAAGTATTACCAGCGTTGGCCAAACCATGCAGCGTCACATTATGGATTTGGTTGGCGTGTGCATACGTTGAACGAAGTTGGTTCTCCAAAGACCAAGACCGTTTGGCACCATGGCGGTAGTGTTAATGACTACAGAAATGAAATTGCACTATATCCTGACAATGATTTAGGCATTTGCGTGCTGTTCAATGGAAATTCAAAATTGGCCCGAACGGTGATACCCGATTTATATAATATTGTTGAAACTGTTTATGCAGAAACGGACCATAGCGAAGAATCCAATATGTAG
- a CDS encoding alpha-isopropylmalate synthase regulatory domain-containing protein translates to MHKRTVEIMDTTLRDGEQTSGVSFSSSEKLTLAKLLLEELQVDRIEVASARVSEGEFNAVKSITKWAESEGLLSKVEVLTFVDNGVSLDWMVQTGAKVQNLLTKGSLNHLTHQLKKTPEQHFKDIEEVLSKAEALGITTNVYLEDWSNGMHNSPEYVFQFLDFLTTQPIKRILLPDTLGILTYQETADFLKQIIVRYPNTHFDFHGHNDYDLSVANVMEALKAGCHGLHLTVNGMGERAGNAPLASVIAVINDFVPEVSIGVKESSLYKVSKLVSAFTGFGIPDNKPIVGDNVFTQTAGIHADGDSKKNLYFNDLLPERFGRKRKYALGKTSGKANIQKNLQELGLTLNEEELKKVTERIIELGDKKERVTKDDLPYIISDVLNSGLYKQSVFVKSYVLTHSKGLKPSTTLSIEIDGKSYEENAQGDGQFDAFINALQKVYQKEKRALPKLVDYAVRIPPGSTSDALCETIITWQTKENEFITRGLDSDQTVSAIKATEKMLNLI, encoded by the coding sequence ATGCACAAACGGACGGTTGAAATAATGGATACCACCCTTAGGGACGGTGAACAGACCTCTGGAGTATCTTTTTCTTCTTCGGAAAAACTCACACTTGCCAAACTTTTGTTGGAAGAACTACAAGTCGACCGTATAGAAGTTGCTTCTGCCAGAGTATCTGAAGGGGAGTTCAATGCCGTAAAAAGTATTACGAAATGGGCAGAATCGGAAGGTTTACTTTCTAAGGTTGAAGTGTTGACATTTGTGGATAATGGGGTTTCCCTTGATTGGATGGTACAGACGGGTGCCAAAGTCCAAAACCTATTGACAAAAGGTTCCTTGAACCATCTCACCCATCAACTAAAGAAAACCCCTGAACAACATTTTAAGGATATTGAAGAAGTGCTGTCCAAAGCAGAAGCTCTAGGTATTACAACCAACGTGTATTTGGAAGATTGGAGCAATGGAATGCACAATTCTCCTGAGTATGTATTTCAATTTTTGGATTTCCTTACCACACAACCAATAAAACGTATTTTGCTCCCAGATACCTTAGGTATTCTAACCTATCAAGAAACAGCTGATTTTCTTAAACAGATTATTGTTAGATATCCTAATACCCATTTTGATTTTCATGGCCATAACGATTATGATTTAAGTGTTGCCAACGTCATGGAAGCACTCAAAGCTGGTTGCCATGGATTGCACTTAACCGTCAACGGTATGGGAGAACGAGCAGGTAATGCACCACTTGCCAGTGTAATTGCCGTAATCAACGATTTTGTTCCCGAAGTTTCCATTGGTGTAAAAGAATCTTCATTGTACAAAGTGAGCAAATTGGTTTCTGCATTTACAGGTTTTGGAATACCGGACAACAAACCAATTGTTGGCGATAATGTTTTTACACAAACAGCTGGAATACATGCGGATGGAGACAGTAAAAAGAACTTATACTTTAATGATTTATTGCCAGAACGTTTTGGTAGAAAACGTAAGTATGCCTTAGGAAAAACATCTGGAAAAGCGAACATACAGAAGAATCTTCAGGAACTTGGCCTAACGTTAAATGAAGAGGAGCTTAAAAAAGTAACCGAACGTATTATCGAGCTTGGCGACAAAAAGGAACGAGTCACCAAAGATGACCTTCCCTATATCATTTCCGATGTTCTAAATAGCGGATTGTACAAACAAAGCGTATTTGTAAAATCCTATGTGCTGACCCACTCAAAAGGATTAAAACCCTCTACTACCCTTTCCATAGAGATTGATGGGAAATCGTATGAGGAAAATGCTCAGGGCGATGGGCAATTCGATGCCTTCATCAATGCACTCCAAAAAGTGTATCAAAAAGAAAAAAGAGCTTTGCCAAAGCTTGTGGACTATGCGGTACGGATCCCACCTGGCAGTACCTCAGATGCACTTTGCGAGACCATCATCACATGGCAGACCAAAGAAAATGAATTTATAACAAGAGGATTGGATTCGGACCAAACAGTTTCGGCCATAAAGGCCACCGAGAAAATGCTCAATTTGATTTAG
- a CDS encoding NADP-dependent glyceraldehyde-3-phosphate dehydrogenase, whose product MQAKVAIPEEFQIKEQTHQRQYLVNGELKEWSGSTTEVISTISSTEEYKHTVLGSIPDMGEAEATEALDAALSAYGKGQGVWPTMKVKDRIECMETFVKKMEQKREEVVKLLMWEIGKSKPDSYKEFDRTVEYIYDTIEDYKKLDRDSAKFQKHDGVYAHIRRGPLGVVLCLGPYNYPLNETFALLIPAIIMGNTTIFKPAKFGVLLITPLLEAFQSSFPKGVVNILFGRGRAVAAPIMKTGKIDVLALIGNSKSANALQDQHPKSNRLRLVLGLEAKNPAIILPDADLDLTIDECIAGTLSFNGQRCTALKVIYVHEDIKEEFLKRFSSKVDSLKFGNPWDDGAKLTPLPEPDKPAYIQELLDDAKTKGAKIKNKKGGKQSENYIWPAVLYPVSKDMRVYEEEQFGPIIPVVSFKDIEEPLDDMAESNYGQQVSLFGKDVYTLSPLIDTLANLVCRVNLNSSCQRGPDVYPFTGRKDSAQSTLSVHDALRSFSIRTFVAFKDNELNNQTIEQLLEAKVSNFLSTDYIL is encoded by the coding sequence ATGCAAGCTAAAGTAGCGATACCAGAAGAATTTCAAATAAAAGAACAAACCCATCAAAGACAGTATTTAGTCAACGGAGAGCTAAAGGAGTGGAGTGGAAGCACCACTGAAGTAATCTCCACAATTTCCTCCACAGAAGAATACAAACACACTGTTTTGGGCAGTATTCCGGATATGGGTGAAGCAGAAGCCACTGAAGCCTTAGATGCAGCACTAAGTGCGTATGGAAAAGGTCAAGGTGTTTGGCCTACGATGAAGGTAAAAGACCGTATTGAGTGTATGGAAACCTTCGTTAAAAAGATGGAACAAAAACGAGAAGAGGTAGTGAAGCTCCTCATGTGGGAGATCGGTAAATCAAAACCTGATTCCTACAAGGAATTTGACCGTACCGTTGAGTATATTTATGACACAATAGAGGATTACAAGAAACTGGATCGCGATTCGGCCAAGTTCCAAAAACATGATGGTGTTTATGCACACATACGAAGAGGACCTTTAGGTGTTGTATTGTGTTTGGGACCATACAATTACCCATTAAACGAGACTTTTGCATTGTTGATTCCCGCAATCATCATGGGCAACACCACTATTTTTAAGCCTGCCAAATTTGGAGTTTTATTGATTACACCGCTTTTGGAAGCGTTTCAAAGTAGTTTTCCCAAAGGTGTGGTCAACATTCTTTTTGGTAGAGGTAGGGCCGTAGCAGCACCTATTATGAAAACTGGCAAAATAGATGTTTTGGCACTCATAGGTAATAGTAAATCTGCCAATGCGTTACAGGACCAACACCCAAAGAGCAATAGATTGCGGTTGGTATTGGGGCTGGAAGCTAAAAATCCGGCCATTATTCTTCCAGATGCCGATTTGGACCTTACCATTGATGAATGTATTGCCGGAACACTTTCTTTTAACGGTCAGCGATGTACGGCATTGAAGGTGATTTATGTCCATGAAGATATAAAAGAGGAATTTTTAAAACGATTTTCATCAAAAGTAGATTCCTTAAAATTTGGTAACCCTTGGGACGATGGTGCAAAGTTGACGCCATTGCCTGAGCCTGATAAGCCTGCATATATTCAAGAATTGTTGGATGATGCCAAGACGAAGGGTGCAAAAATCAAAAATAAGAAAGGTGGAAAACAGTCTGAGAATTACATTTGGCCTGCCGTTTTGTATCCCGTCTCAAAGGATATGCGAGTCTATGAAGAAGAGCAGTTTGGTCCAATCATACCCGTAGTCTCGTTCAAAGACATTGAGGAGCCTTTGGATGATATGGCGGAATCCAATTACGGACAGCAAGTAAGTTTGTTTGGTAAAGATGTGTATACGCTTTCACCCTTGATCGATACATTGGCCAATTTGGTCTGTCGTGTAAATTTGAACAGTTCCTGTCAAAGAGGCCCAGATGTATACCCTTTTACGGGCAGGAAGGATTCAGCACAATCGACCCTTAGTGTTCATGATGCGTTGCGTTCGTTCTCCATACGTACGTTCGTTGCGTTCAAGGATAATGAGCTCAACAATCAAACCATTGAACAGCTCTTGGAAGCCAAGGTGAGTAACTTCTTGAGCACGGATTATATTTTATAG
- the leuD gene encoding 3-isopropylmalate dehydratase small subunit: MAYDKFNILKSSAVPLPIENVDTDQIIPARFLKATERKGFGDNLFRDWRYNQDNTPKEQFVLNNPIYSGKILVGGKNFGSGSSREHAAWAVYDYGFRCVVSSFFADIFRNNCLNVGVLPVQVSPEFLDSIFKAIEKNPNTELEVDLSLQKITIVDTEENENFVINAYKKENMLNGFDDIDYLLNIKDDIEAFAANTPL; the protein is encoded by the coding sequence ATGGCATACGATAAATTCAATATACTTAAAAGTTCTGCTGTACCACTTCCTATCGAAAATGTGGACACAGACCAGATAATACCTGCACGGTTTTTAAAGGCGACCGAACGTAAAGGATTTGGAGACAACCTCTTTAGAGATTGGCGCTATAACCAGGATAATACACCAAAAGAGCAATTTGTACTGAACAACCCTATTTACAGTGGTAAAATATTGGTCGGTGGTAAGAACTTTGGTTCTGGCTCTTCAAGGGAACACGCAGCTTGGGCCGTTTACGATTATGGGTTTCGATGCGTGGTATCAAGCTTTTTTGCTGATATCTTCAGAAATAATTGTTTGAATGTGGGGGTCCTTCCAGTACAGGTTAGCCCAGAATTCTTAGATAGCATATTTAAAGCCATTGAAAAAAATCCGAATACAGAATTGGAAGTTGACCTATCGCTTCAGAAAATTACTATTGTAGATACCGAGGAAAACGAAAACTTCGTTATCAACGCATACAAAAAAGAAAATATGCTCAATGGTTTTGATGATATCGACTATCTGTTGAACATTAAAGACGATATTGAAGCATTTGCAGCAAATACGCCTCTTTAA